GGTGTCACCGTGATTCGACCAGTCTTTCCCCGCGTCCTCATCGAAAGCCACCAACGCCACTTTCAGTATCCTGTCCTCTGGTACTTCTGCGTCGAACACAGTACCACCACCGATACCAAACGACTTGGTTTGTTTGTCATTGACCGAAATCGGTCGGGTCAGAACTCCAGAACTCTGCTGTCCGTCGGATATCGCACCAACTAGATAGAACTCGTCCGCGCCGGTCACATCCTCAGTATCGTAGCAAGTGACATTCTCCAGAACGACTCTGATTCTAGACATTTAAACTTTCTCCCTCTGTCTGAATGAGTGTGAAGCAAAACTCAACTGCGTATATTCAGACTGTAGAAACCCTCACCTGAAGGTAGTCCTTGAGCTGTTTCACTCTTCAAAGTGGTGGACTATCCTCTCACTCGTGAGATGAGTCGCGACATCTTGCACCACTTATAGCGCTAACCCAAGCCAGGAGAGTCATGGGCGGGTTCAATCCTTCTCTTAGACGAGAGTCTCTCGCATAGGGAATCCACATCGGTTCGAGTAGACTGTGGCGAAACTGGCATACTCCCTTAAGGGAAGCGGTCTTTCCTCCGTTATTAGCCAGCCTTATCAATTCCATCAGCAAAGCTGTTGTTACAAAGCTTTACAAAAGTTCAACATTCCATTTATTGTAAATACATCATCAAATTTCGACTTAACAAGTCAACAGCACTTATAAAACAATGACAACCACACTACAACGCGAGCGTTCCGCTTCCGTATGGGAAAGGTTCTGCGAGTGGGTAACTAGCACCAACAACCGCCTCTATGTGGGCTGGTTCGGCGTCCTGATGATCCCCACCCTGTTAACCGCCACCACCTGCTTCATCATCGCCTTCATCGCTGCTCCTCCTGTGGACATCGATGGTATCCGCGAACCGGTTGCTGGCTCTCTGCTGTTCGGTAACAACATCATCAGTGGAGCCGTTGTTCCTTCTTCTAACGCCATCGGCTTGCACTTCTACCCCATCTGGGAAGCGGCTTCCTTAGATGAGTGGCTCTACAACGGTGGCCCTTACCAGTTGGTGATTTTCCACTTCCTCATCGGCGTCTTCTGCTACATGGGACGTGAGTGGGAACTCAGCTACCGCTTAGGGATGCGCCCTTGGATTGCTGTTGCTTACAGCGCTCCTGTGGCGGCTGCAACCGCTGTATTCCTGATTTACCCCATCGGACAAGGTTCTTTCTCTGATGGTATGCCCCTGGGCATCTCTGGAACCTTCAACTTCATGTTCGTGTTCCAAGCTGAGCACAACATCCTGATGCACCCCTTCCACCAACTTGGTGTAGCTGGTGTGTTCGGCGGTTCCTTGTTCAGTGCAATGCACGGTTCACTCGTAACCTCTTCCTTGGTGCGTGAAACCACCGAAACCGAATCTCAAAACTACGGTTACAAGTTCGGTCAAGAAGAAGAAACCTACAACATCGTTGCAGCTCACGGTTACTTCGGTCGCTTAATCTTCCAATACGCCTCCTTCAACAACAGCCGCAGCTTACACTTCTTCCTCGCTGCTTGGCCTGTAGTCGGCATCTGGTTCACGGCACTGGGCATCAGCACAATGGCCTTCAACCTGAACGGCTTCAACTTCAACCAGTCCATCATCGACTCACAAGGTCGCGTGATTGGCACCTGGGCTGATGTACTCAACCGCGCTAACTTGGGATTTGAAGTAATGCACGAGCGTAATGCTCACAACTTCCCCCTCGACTTGGCAGCGGGTGAAGCAGCTCCTGTAGCTCTAACCGCTCCGGTTATCAACGGCTAAGAACTAGCTTAAGGCTACTAACAATCCTTAAATCAATAAAGAGCGCTCCCTCTCCAGGGGGCGCTTTTTAGTAGTATCTTTTACCCCCCCAACCCCCCTTATCAAGGGGGGAGTAAGAACTCTATGTGTAGCAAACATTTAGAGAATTGATATAACGGGGGGGAATAATCTTGCTCCCCTCCCCGTTGCGGGGAGGGGCTGGGGGAGGGGTCGCCCCTTGCTATGAAGCCCCCCCACAATCTGCACTAAAGCTGATAATGATAGCGACAAGAAATAATCGTTAAATAATCATCATCTACCGCATAGACAAGACGATTAGTATCATCAATACGACGTGACCAAAACCCTGATAGATTTTCTTTCAAAGGTTCAGGTTTACCAATTCCCTCGAAGGGAAGACTTTTAGTTTCCTTGATGAGTTTATTAATTCTTTTCAGGGTCTTTTTATCTTGACTTTGCCAATAGATATAGTCTTTCCAAGCCTCATCAGTCCAGGCTAATTTTCGTTCACTCATCCAATAAGTCTTGCTCTATAAGCTGACCTTGTTTGTACTGGGCAATGGAGCGTTCTAAATGAGCTGCATTAGCTGGAGACTTCAATAAATGAACGGTTTCGAGCAAACTATTAAAATACTCAAGGGACATAACGACGGCGTCATCAGCATCCCGCCTAGTAATTACAGTGTAGTCAGCATCATTAACCACCTGATCTAAAATTGCTTTTAGCTTATTTCTTGCTTCGCTAAAGGTGACTACTCTCATTTGCCACACCTGTCTGTTTACTTGTACAAGTGTATCGCAATGAGATAGGTCAGCAGAAGCTGGTCTTTATTCGCCTTGTTGAAATTCTTTATCCTTCAAAGTTTTAAATTCCCCCTTTTCCTTAAGAGCACTCCACAATTCGCGCCAATGTACCAGAGTGTAGGGTGCACCGAATAAACCCGGTTTTGGCACTCGTACCAGTGGTTGACCGTAGTAGTCTTTGGTGAGGTAGTTTATGGGAACGTCTTCGACAATACCTGACGCGATCGCTTCCGCATACCACTGCTCAAATTCATCCTGTTCCCTTGTTTTCTCTGGTGACTGTGCCGTCTCCCACCAGCGTTGTCGCAGACAATCGGTGAGCCAACCAGCAGGTCGGTCTATCTTTTGACCTTTCGATTCTTTGGTATGCTTGGTCTGATGATAGTATGCGATCGCCTTGTTTATTTCCTCTAAACTGAAGTCGCGCACCAGCGCCTCCAACTGAGCATTGAGGCGAATTTTGGCGTTGTCGATCAGGTCGAGTTTTTCCTCGTGTTCGGCGCGGGCGGAAAATTTGTCCCCATCCGAATTGATCAGACCTTCATGGGCATCTCTCAGTTCTTCTATGAACTCCGTTCTAAGCGCAGCATCCTGAAGGATATACGCAATGCTTTCGCTTTCGGTTTCTAGCTCAACTTCCTCCTCTAGGCTTTTGGGGGTTTCACACTTCATTACCTCAAGGCTTGTTTCTTCTTCTTCTTCTTCATAACTTTTTAAAAAAACAGCAGCAGGGTGTGGTGGGTGGGTGTCTGTTGTATTTTTTGAATTACTCTGTATAGAGAACGGTGGAATGCGGGTTTCAGCCTCTAATTGGAACTTTTTGCTTCCGTGGAGAATTTTTTCCTGCTTTCTAGAATTTTTTCGTTCTGAGAGCTGAATCGGTCTGATTGCGCCAGAGTGACGTACAACAACGTTGAATATGCGCTTGCAATTTCCATACCAGCGGGTTACACGAGCCAATCCAGCTTCAACCAGTTCTTTGAACGAGCGCAAAATGTGTTTGATGTGATAGCCAGCTTGCCGCTTTCTGCTCGCGGTGGAGCTTTGAAAGTCGGCTAAGTCAACGCTTTGGGAAACACCGCCTGGGGCTTGTTCCAGCATCCATCGATAGAGCCGTGCGGCACAGGGCGTCAGGTCGGCGGCGGCGTTATCGTGCTGTTCTGTCCAAAGTGTGTAACGAACGCCAGTGGTGTCGGGTCTGTGGGGTGTATCAAAGGCTATATTTTCAGTCATAACTTCTCCTTTTGGGAGAAAGCCGTGCTAACCTTGAATTAACTATTTTGGTCCAAGGTTTTCACGGAAGCTTTCTCCAAGCTTTCTCCGTTGAAAAATTTTTGAGTGACGAAGCCTCCTGTTGTAGCAGGGGGCTTTGTCATATCTAGTTGCAGCTATTGTACGCCGAACGGCACGCCGAAGTACTTTAAGTTCTGGAAGATTTGGGTTTAGAGGGTTTCCAGCCTTCCCTTAAAGCTTTGACCAGAAATGTCGTTGGGTGGGATTTATCACCCCATCGATGTCCGGGGCGGCTACTGTACTGAATGATCGCCACAATGGCATCCTCCATATTACGAATATTACCGTTTAGAGTTTCTTGGAGTTCGTCGTCAGTTGGATCTACACCAATTTCCTTGAGCTGCTCCCAATAATTCCAAAACACTTCCATCTCGTCTTCGTCCAGCTCAAGCAGAGGCATACTGGGGCGGTTGGAGTGCGAGAGCGTATTGTCTTCTCTAAAGCTTCTGCTGATTTCCCAGGTGTTCATCATTAGTTGCCAGTTGTAGGGTGAGCAATGCCCACCTATTCTGAATATCGCTTCTCCAGTGTCATTCAACCAAGACTCTTTTTCACATCTGCCAGCAGCACCATGAGCGTCAAGGGATGAACTGGAGAGGGGGAAAAGCCACACCGCTCCACATAGAATTGTTTTGCCTCTTCATCCAAGGCGTGAACCAGAATCGCTCTAATCCCCGCAATCTCTGATGCCTGTAAAGTACGCATCACAGCATCCTTGACTAAACCTTTACCAATACCTTTGTTTTGGTGGTTAATGTCAACAGCAAGTCTGCCCAATACCATAACCGGAATTGGCTCAGGCATATTCCGTCTGATTTTGCCCGGAGCATCATTACGAATGACACTACCAGTAGCTAAGCAGTAGTACCCCACTACTTTATTCTCATAGCAGATAACGTATGTCCGCGAGGCTCCGCTGGTTTCACTCGTCTTAGCGCGTTTCCTCAACCAGTCATTTAGCGTTGGGTTCCCACAATCGAAGGTTTCTACATCGTGTGTCGGCTTTATCGGCTCTGGTGGGGTGTAACTCATTCCCACGGAGCTTGTGCAGCAAGCAACTGAGTTAACGTTTCATTTTTCGTGGGCGGAGTGTCGATCGCTTTGTTAAAGGCTTCCCACTGCTCATCGCTCAGACAGAACAATCTCCGATCCAGCATTGCTTCCTGTGCTGCTCGATACGCCGCATCTAGCATGAAGGCACTCCGACTCTTGCCACAAAGATTCGCTGCCGTATCGATGAGGTCGAGCTGATTTGGCTCAATTCTCATATTCACGACTTCGGAGCGCTGACGCTTTTGGGTTCTATCAGGTGCTGCCATAGCTACTCGGAAAGCCTGTTTCTAGCTAAATGTAAATACATTGTATATACAAGTTTCCGAAAAGTCAGCAGAGGCTGGTCTTTTTCTATTTTTTGCGTTCAAAAGTCTTGAACTGCCTGCTTTCTGAGGCTGGAGGCACTTTCGATTTTTTACCAGTAGCAAAAACCCCCCTTTATAAGGGGGGCTAGGGCGTGTTTTCAAACTACTCGTTATTGCATTCCATCCTGGAAGATCCCCCTAAATCCCCCTTTTTAAGGGGGACTTTGATTGAATTCTCCCCCCTTATTAAGGCCGGAGCTTTAGTGAGGAGCTGGGGGGGATCGAAAGGGTTTGAAAACACGCCCTAGGGGGGATCTATTCGTAACCTTCGCTTCTGTTAATACCGTTCCCAAGGCGGCTGGAACCCGCGCCGCTTCAGAATATCCACCTCTACCTCCTGAATCCGATTATCCAATTCAGGATTCGTCTGCCCAGACTGCGCCTGTTGCTCCGCGTTCAATTCCTTGAACTGATCTAGTGCCGTAAAGCGCCGGTCATCCGCCACATTCAGTTCTGCCAAGTTGGTACGGGCGATTAAGTTTTTCGGCTCAATTTCCAGTACCCGCTGGTAAATGTCCCTCGCCTCAGCAAATTTCTGCTGAGTAAAGCGAACACCTCCCAAACCTAAGAGCGCTCCTGTATTATTTGGCTCCCGCTGCAAAATCTCCTGGTAAGACGCAATGGCGAGTTCATAATCCTTCAGCGCCGTTGCTAAGTCAGCCTGGACGAAGTAAGCCCCAATATTATTTGGATTACGGGCAATTAACTTCGCTACCTCTTCCTTCGCCGCGATGGGATCGCGCTTGGCAATCACCTGAAGCCGACGAAGCTGTACCCCCGTGTTATCCGGGTCGAGCGCTAACAGGGAATTGTACAGCGCCTCCCGTTCAGGAGATGCAGGCAGAGCGCCCACGAGAGTGAACAATTCCGGTGGTGCTTCATTCGGCCTTTGTTGGAGCCAT
The genomic region above belongs to Allocoleopsis franciscana PCC 7113 and contains:
- the psbA gene encoding photosystem II q(b) protein; amino-acid sequence: MTTTLQRERSASVWERFCEWVTSTNNRLYVGWFGVLMIPTLLTATTCFIIAFIAAPPVDIDGIREPVAGSLLFGNNIISGAVVPSSNAIGLHFYPIWEAASLDEWLYNGGPYQLVIFHFLIGVFCYMGREWELSYRLGMRPWIAVAYSAPVAAATAVFLIYPIGQGSFSDGMPLGISGTFNFMFVFQAEHNILMHPFHQLGVAGVFGGSLFSAMHGSLVTSSLVRETTETESQNYGYKFGQEEETYNIVAAHGYFGRLIFQYASFNNSRSLHFFLAAWPVVGIWFTALGISTMAFNLNGFNFNQSIIDSQGRVIGTWADVLNRANLGFEVMHERNAHNFPLDLAAGEAAPVALTAPVING
- a CDS encoding Txe/YoeB family addiction module toxin, producing MSERKLAWTDEAWKDYIYWQSQDKKTLKRINKLIKETKSLPFEGIGKPEPLKENLSGFWSRRIDDTNRLVYAVDDDYLTIISCRYHYQL
- a CDS encoding type II toxin-antitoxin system TacA family antitoxin, producing the protein MAAPDRTQKRQRSEVVNMRIEPNQLDLIDTAANLCGKSRSAFMLDAAYRAAQEAMLDRRLFCLSDEQWEAFNKAIDTPPTKNETLTQLLAAQAPWE
- a CDS encoding GNAT family N-acetyltransferase, with the protein product MSYTPPEPIKPTHDVETFDCGNPTLNDWLRKRAKTSETSGASRTYVICYENKVVGYYCLATGSVIRNDAPGKIRRNMPEPIPVMVLGRLAVDINHQNKGIGKGLVKDAVMRTLQASEIAGIRAILVHALDEEAKQFYVERCGFSPSPVHPLTLMVLLADVKKSLG
- a CDS encoding type II toxin-antitoxin system Phd/YefM family antitoxin, translated to MRVVTFSEARNKLKAILDQVVNDADYTVITRRDADDAVVMSLEYFNSLLETVHLLKSPANAAHLERSIAQYKQGQLIEQDLLDE